From the Alphaproteobacteria bacterium genome, the window ACCGGCCGGACGTGCTCAACGCCGTCAACCGGACGGTGCGCGAGGAATGCATCGACGCCCTGCGGGCCTTCAATGCCGACCCGGACCAGCGCGGCATCGTCCTGACCGGCGCCGGCGACCGGGCGTTTTCCGCCGGTCAGGACCTGCAGGAAGCGTCCCGGCACGGGCCCGGCGATGTGGATGCGGCGGTCGATCTGGGCCGGCGGTTCTTCGAGGCCATCCGCGCCCTCGACAAGCCCTGCGTCGCGGCGATCAACGGGATCGCGGCGGGGGCCGGCTTCCAGGCGGCGCTGCTGTGCGACATGCGGGTCGGCCATCCGGGCGTGCGGATGGGCCAGCCGGAAATCAACGCCGGCCTGCCCAGCGTCATCGGCACGCGGATCATGAACCTGTCGCTCGGCCATATGCTGACGGTCGAACTCTCGCTGACCGGCCGGCTGGTCGAAGCCGGAGAGGCCCAGCGCCTCGGCATGCTCAATGTCGTGGTGCCGGCGGAGCAGGTCCTGCCGCGCGCCATCGCCCTGGCCGGGGAACTCGCCGCCAAGCCGCCGACCGCGTTCCGGCTGACCAAGCTGGCCTTCCGGGAAGCCACGCGGGAGGTGTTCAACGACGCGCTGAAGACCGGCGCGCGGCTGCAGAAGATCGCCTATGCCAGCGGCGAGCCGCAGGCGGCGATGACCGCCTTCCTCAACAAGCGAAAACAGAAGGACTGACCCCATGACCGATTTCCTGAACCTGGGCCGGCTGGACGGCCGGGTCGCCATTGTCACCGGCGGCGGCAACGGGCTCGGCCGAGCGACCTCGCGCGCCCTGGCGCAGGCGGGCGCCATCGTCGCCGTGACCGATATCGACGGCGAGGCCGCCGGTACGGTCGCCGACGAGATTTCCGGCGACAACGCCCGTTCGGAAGCCCATGTCCTGGACATCACCGACGACAAACAGGTCGACGAGGTCGTCGACCGCATCTTCGAGGCGCATGGCCGCATCGACATCCTGATCGCCAATGCCGGGATCGCCATCCGCCAGCCGACCATCGAAATGGCCACGCCGGTCTGGAAACAGGTCATGGACGTGAACCTGAACGGCCATTTCTACTGCGCCCGCGCCGTCGGCCGCCATATGGTGCCCGCGCGCAGCGGCGCCGTGGTGATGCTGGCCTCGATCATGGGGTTGACCGGCGGCGGCAGGTTCCCCAACCCGGCCTATCACGCGACCAAGGGCGCCATCGTCAACCTGGTGCGCTCGCTGGGCGTGGAATGGGCGCCGCTGGGCATCCGGGTCAACGCCGTCGCGCCGACCTATGTGCAGACGCCGCTGACGGAAAAGATGCTGCAGGACAACGAAACCAAAGCCTATATCCTGGACAACACGCCGATGCACCGGCTGGCGACGCCGGATGAAATCGCGGCGGCGATCCTGTTCCTGGCGGGCGATTCCGCCAGCATGATTACCGGGCACACGCTGCCGGTCGATGGCGGCTGGGTGGCGCGCTAGTTTTCAGCCGGGTGGCGGTCCCGCCAGTGCTGCGCGATATCGGCCCGGCGGCATACCCAGACATCGTCGAACCCGGCGATATGGTCGAGCAGCCGCTGCAACCCCGCCGCGCGGCCCGGATGGCCGACGATCCGGTTATGCAACCCGATCGACATCATCTTCGGCGCGACCGCCCCTTCCCGGTACAGCATGTCGAAGGCGTCCCGGATGAAGGTGAAATAATCGTCGCCGGTCGCCAGGAACCCGCGCATGAATTTCACGTCATTGTTGGTCAGCGTATACGGCACGACCAGATGCGGCCTGCGTCCGGATGACGTTTCGACCGTCGTCCAGTACGGCAACTCGTCGTTATAGGCGTCGGAGTCATATGTGAAGCCGCCTTCCTCGACGAGCAGCCGCCGTGTATTGACGCTCGGCGCGTAGCGGCAATACCAGCCCAGCGGTCGCGCGCCTATCGTCCGGCGCAGCGATTCCACCGCGCGGCGGATATGCTCGCGCTCGGTTTCCTCGTCCAGGTTATACTGTTCGACCCAGCGCCAGCCGTGGCTGCACACGTCATGCCCCGCCGCCCGGATCGCCGCCGCCGCCGCCGGATTGCGCTCCAGCGCCAGCGCGCAGCCGAACACGGTCAGCGGCATGTCATGTTCTGCGAACAGCCGCATCAGCCGCCAGAACCCCACCCGGCTGCCATATTCGAACATCGATTCCGCGCCCAGGTTGCGCATGCCCGCCGGGAACGGCGTCGCGGCTTCGGTCAGGCCCGATTCGCTGTAATCCTCGCCGTCGAAGATCGAGGCCTCGGAGCCTTCTTCGTAATTCATGACGAAATTGACCGCCAGCCGGGCGCCGCCGGGCCATTCGGGATCGGGCGGGTTCGCCCCGTAGCCGATCACGTCACGCGGATAATCCGAAGCCATGTGTCACCTCCCCCGCGCCGGTCGCGCCGGACGCGAAAAATTTATCCCGGCGCGCCGGCGCCCTCAATCGGGCCAGACCGGCCGATGGGTCGTCAGCGGCACCGGCGGCCGCGCCCAGAAGGGCGGCGTCTCCGACAGGGTCACCGCCGGCGCCAGATGCCGGATCGTGCCGAACGCGCTTTCGGTTTCCATCGTCAGGTCCATGACGTCCTCCAGGCCTGGGTCCGGCAGGTGGCGGGCATCCGCGCCAAGCCGTCCCAGCCGTTTGATCCAGTGCGCCGTCTGGGCCAGCGACACCCGCACATGGTAACTTCCGCCCTCGACGGCGCGGCGGCGCAGCGCCTCCATGACGCCATACGCGCCCAGATACCCGGTCACGTAATCCAGCACCTGCGCCGGCAGGTGCTGCGGCGCGCCGTCGCCGCCCTCGCTGTGTTCATGCACGATCCCGCTGCAGCACTGCACGATGCTGTCGAAGCCCCGCTTGCCGCGCCAGGGACCCGCATGGCTGAAGGCGCAGAGCGACAGGCAGACGATGCCGGGCCGCAGTTCGGCCAGCGCCTCGGGCGAAAATCCGCGGCCGGCGATGGCGCCGGGGCGGTATCCCTGGGAGAACACATCGGACTTCGCGACCAGGCGGCGCATCGTTTCCTTGCCGGATTCCGAGGCGATATCGATTTCAGCGGCATATTTCCCGTAACCGGTATCGACCACCAGCGCCTCGTTGAAGGCAAGGCCCGGCCCGCTGATCCGCATGACGTCGGCGCCGTGCTCGGCCAGGGTGCGGCCGCACATCGGCCCCGCGATGACCCGCGTCACATCGACGACGCGGATACCCGCCAGTGGCCGCGCCCCTTCCGGCAGCGGCTCCGGGGCGCTGTCGCCGATCCGGACGATGTCGAACAGGGGCAACTCGTCGATGGCCGCCGATTGCGGATGCGCCGCCCATTCCGCCGGCGCGCGCACCATCCCGGCGATGGAATCCGCTTCGGTCACGGCGGTCTCCAGCGCCAACCCGTCCCATTTCGCCACCGCGGCGGCGACCGATTCCTTTGTCATCTCCGCGCCCAGCAGGGCGACGGTCCGGTCGCGGTGATGCGGGTAGTTACAGTGCAGTTGCACCCACCGTCCGTCGCCGCACCGGTAAATCCCGGACACCGGGTCCGCCGCATGCATCTTCCGGCCGTCCCGGTACAGAAACCGGTCGCTGCGCATCGCCATCGCCGCCCGCCGCACATCGATCGCCACCTCCTGCCGCCGCCCGGTCCGAAGCTCCCACAGGTTGGCCGCCGCGAGCCCGGTCGCCGAAATCACCGCCGCGCCGGCCGTGCCGATGAGGAAGTTGCTCGCCAGCACCGGATCGGCCCCGGTTATCCGGACCCGGTCGCGCGACGCGGGCCCCTGCCCCGCGAGGGATAGAATATGGTTCAGTGCTGCGTAGGGTGTGGACATGGCCTGCGGGGTTCCTTCTGCCGAGGGACGAAAGACGGGCGGGACGATCCGATCATACCGCGCCGCGACAGGGAACAGAAGCGCCCGGGAGCCCACCTGTCCTTCCGCACCCCCACCTGTCATCCCGCACTTGATGCGGGATCCATCGCGCTGCCGCGCCACCCTTGCCAAGACGGCCGCCGCGCGTCCGGCCACGCCCTTGCGGGCATGGCTGGATCCCGGCGCGGCGGCCGGGATGACAGGTTGCGCGGGTTGTATGGACGCTCTGAAGACGGACGCCATTAATGGATCGCCACCGCCCGGTCCGAAGCGCCCGCACGCCCGATCATGGCAGCCGTGTGTACCTTTCATGCAAAACAATCTGCTAGGATGCGGCAGGTATTTTCACGGGAACAGGACGCCAGATGCACAGAACGCTCATCGCCGCAACGGCATTCTTGCTGATGCCGGCCTTCGCGGACGCCGCCCGGGCGAACGGCGACGAGGCCGATTCCGGCCACTTGCTGGCGAATCAGTTCTGCGCGCAGTGCCATGCCGTCGAATCGACCGGCGACAGCCCCCTGAAGGCCGCGCCGCCTTTTCGCACGCTGTCCGAAAAATATCCGCCGGAACACCTGGCGGAAGCACTGGCCGAAG encodes:
- a CDS encoding allantoinase PuuE, whose amino-acid sequence is MASDYPRDVIGYGANPPDPEWPGGARLAVNFVMNYEEGSEASIFDGEDYSESGLTEAATPFPAGMRNLGAESMFEYGSRVGFWRLMRLFAEHDMPLTVFGCALALERNPAAAAAIRAAGHDVCSHGWRWVEQYNLDEETEREHIRRAVESLRRTIGARPLGWYCRYAPSVNTRRLLVEEGGFTYDSDAYNDELPYWTTVETSSGRRPHLVVPYTLTNNDVKFMRGFLATGDDYFTFIRDAFDMLYREGAVAPKMMSIGLHNRIVGHPGRAAGLQRLLDHIAGFDDVWVCRRADIAQHWRDRHPAEN
- a CDS encoding SDR family NAD(P)-dependent oxidoreductase, with amino-acid sequence MTDFLNLGRLDGRVAIVTGGGNGLGRATSRALAQAGAIVAVTDIDGEAAGTVADEISGDNARSEAHVLDITDDKQVDEVVDRIFEAHGRIDILIANAGIAIRQPTIEMATPVWKQVMDVNLNGHFYCARAVGRHMVPARSGAVVMLASIMGLTGGGRFPNPAYHATKGAIVNLVRSLGVEWAPLGIRVNAVAPTYVQTPLTEKMLQDNETKAYILDNTPMHRLATPDEIAAAILFLAGDSASMITGHTLPVDGGWVAR
- a CDS encoding CoA transferase; this encodes MSTPYAALNHILSLAGQGPASRDRVRITGADPVLASNFLIGTAGAAVISATGLAAANLWELRTGRRQEVAIDVRRAAMAMRSDRFLYRDGRKMHAADPVSGIYRCGDGRWVQLHCNYPHHRDRTVALLGAEMTKESVAAAVAKWDGLALETAVTEADSIAGMVRAPAEWAAHPQSAAIDELPLFDIVRIGDSAPEPLPEGARPLAGIRVVDVTRVIAGPMCGRTLAEHGADVMRISGPGLAFNEALVVDTGYGKYAAEIDIASESGKETMRRLVAKSDVFSQGYRPGAIAGRGFSPEALAELRPGIVCLSLCAFSHAGPWRGKRGFDSIVQCCSGIVHEHSEGGDGAPQHLPAQVLDYVTGYLGAYGVMEALRRRAVEGGSYHVRVSLAQTAHWIKRLGRLGADARHLPDPGLEDVMDLTMETESAFGTIRHLAPAVTLSETPPFWARPPVPLTTHRPVWPD
- a CDS encoding cytochrome c → MHRTLIAATAFLLMPAFADAARANGDEADSGHLLANQFCAQCHAVESTGDSPLKAAPPFRTLSEKYPPEHLAEALAEGIMVGHEAMPEFQMTPEQIDSFIAYLRSL
- a CDS encoding enoyl-CoA hydratase/isomerase family protein; protein product: MYETIELDRRGIITILTINRPDVLNAVNRTVREECIDALRAFNADPDQRGIVLTGAGDRAFSAGQDLQEASRHGPGDVDAAVDLGRRFFEAIRALDKPCVAAINGIAAGAGFQAALLCDMRVGHPGVRMGQPEINAGLPSVIGTRIMNLSLGHMLTVELSLTGRLVEAGEAQRLGMLNVVVPAEQVLPRAIALAGELAAKPPTAFRLTKLAFREATREVFNDALKTGARLQKIAYASGEPQAAMTAFLNKRKQKD